A region of Paramormyrops kingsleyae isolate MSU_618 chromosome 17, PKINGS_0.4, whole genome shotgun sequence DNA encodes the following proteins:
- the LOC111833775 gene encoding pleckstrin homology-like domain family B member 1 isoform X10, with protein MRGAARAAAESIMDGCCHGVTEGHAFRSLLRSSLGLVGSPSRQELHVAEGVTDTLAGMEGVMQSWQAHQCFQSTPLDLIEMEKGLKVQAELPHLVSLGSGRLSTAVTLIPLPEGRTSLGSGAGMDISIQAPGMEAQHCYIENRAGIITLHPCGTQCAIDGLVTYTPVRLSQGCMVCLGQSSFFRFNHPEEADRMKSMIPDRDQGVRAQAGEAMPLQRSQGRAVRTGRTPTGAEDIVTGSSLFLPGASCEGAPHRSDCLHRDLQEIMDSLSPPAGPAALSLSSAARYSRSPPRSPPVSYSNNSSSAPSPLPLSSPSSVDGSSYSPPCLPLVPARSSSYHYTSQGPPSTPPHNQSYFLSFLGDGGPRDPPKLIGTGALTPPHGFQERPPSPSRSPCSPRGPHPSLESTVPTAQGQPSGGGVWGLRPPSPSLTRQLPQSPGQHRRPAGCRARSPSATPPGFFCGPSPLVGPYGQQEPRLPLLGGWESIGSIAEVSDSESDLLAYHQRQRDERLQEQEAERLERQRLETILNLCAEYNKGDLGVAEAVKAGFPFVGLGGACGRGPCVDVGDGVEQTQPESDEENLREESSSTESTHQEVKPPCEDPLESGSPELGDLEEERLRVLAQVDKLKNRVTELEKQLQESQEEADLEQALLQRERQGELERAEAEAQAIAQLQRRLSELDGAIQGEKEKGRASVGSDRRALDSLRGGLEELQSQLHGCPESLREQLQERLKRESELLDLETKRFEDLEFQQLEKESSLEDERETLSQKLLQEQAGYQSSLAHRKEKVAALESRASSLGLEVAQECERLSRERDHTLQLLDKEKERLSSLEKRCLSLNGGTNFSKCSPTKNEEVLHISESDLSDEFHSQNSLCQPADAVIDPSSSSSSSLSRPREDHARMPDVCRTYGGDGHDCHSACPPQPCFPLPPTEEYITVGQLKQIFGMPKVDAPTSPLAPSFQHSASCRTASPGFSPSLPYECDWVRSEMPSPDLEWWFQVLMAAGEAVPPCPPPLPPCPPPLPAKSLFSARSLQVYQGQTGSSVQYNAATLGRNRTTKSPLVASSNTGSLPRNLAVTLQGIEAKRQLALQQKGQQVIEEQRRRLAELRERAALEAQCQWEALRGSQSRLDAPPLLPGPAGIHHSILHHRRPSMGERPYDTVSLESSDSLDTSISTGDSSFPPDTFSSASVMDTLRMEEMERLLREAQLEKARLIESQVRESQARSELLEEERRKREEAERRLEEEMMLRQQLVEKEVKMRARNLSQARPMTRYLPNRKEEFDLRLHIESAGHNLTGCYDLMLTEKMCKGYLVKMGGKIKSWKKRWFVFDRMRRTFSYYVDKHESKLKGVIYFQAIEEVYYDHLRSATKKGLFNLNFANVCITAQSPNPALTFCVKTHDRLYYMVAPSSEAMRIWMDVIVTGAEGYTQFMT; from the exons ATGAGGGGAGCAGCGAGAGCAGCGGCAGAAAGCATTATGGATGGATGCTGCCATGGTGTCACTGAGGGCCATGCTTTCAGGTCCTTACTCAGATCCTCACTTGGGCTCGTAGGGTCTCCGTCTAGGCAG GAGCTCCATGTGGCTGAGGGTGTGACTGACACTTTGGCAGGCATGGAGGGTGTGATGCAGAGCTGGCAGGCACACCAGTGCTTCCAG AGCACCCCTCTGGACCTGATTGAGATGGAGAAGGGACTGAAGGTCCAGGCGGAGCTCCCCCACCTGGTCAGTCTTGGAAGTGGCCGCCTCAGCACTGCCGTCACTCTAATACCTCTGCCTGAAG GCCGTACCTCGCTGGGCAGTGGAGCCGGCATGGACATCAGCATCCAGGCTCCTGGCATGGAGGCGCAGCATTGCTACATTGAGAACCGGGCAGGGATCATCACGCTGCATCCCTGCGGTACCCAGTGTGCCATTGACGGGCTGGTCACCTACACGCCTGTGCGCCTCTCGCAAG GCTGTATGGTGTGCCTTGGCCAATCATCCTTCTTTCGCTTCAACCACCCTGAAGAGGCTGACAGGATGAAGAGCATGATTCCAGATCGGGACCAAGGGGTCAGAGCCCAGGCAGGTGAGGCGATGCCCCTGCAGAGAAGCCAAGGGAGAGCTGTTAGGACAGGAAGGACCCCTACAG GTGCAGAGGATATTGTGACTGGGAGCAGTCTGTTCCTGCCAGGAGCCTCCTGTGAGGGAGCTCCCCATCGCAGCGACTGTTTGCATAGGGACCTGCAGGAGATCATGGACTCCctatcgccccctgcaggccctGCCGCGCTCTCTCTGAGCAGTGCGGCTCGGTATTCAAGGTCCCCCCCCAGGAGCCCGCCAGTGAGCTACAGCAATAATAGCAGTTCAGCTCCTTCGCCCCTACCTCTCTCCTCCCCGTCGTCAGTGGATGGCTCCAGCTACAGCCCCCCCTGCTTGCCCCTGGTGCCGGCCCGCTCTTCCAGCTACCATTATACCTCCCAGGGCCCCCCAAGCACACCCCCCCACAATCAGTCGTATTTCCTCTCCTTCCTGGGTGATGGGGGCCCCAGAGACCCGCCCAAACTGATTGGCACAGGggcactgacccccccccatgGCTTTCAGGAgcgcccccccagcccctcacGATCGCCCTGCTCCCCCCGGGGCCCCCATCCTTCACTCGAGTCCACAGTGCCCACTGCCCAGGGACAGCCCAGTGGTGGAGGCGTTTGGGGGCTgcgcccccccagcccatcccTAACCAGGCAGCTGCCGCAGAGCCCCGGGCAGCATCGCAGACCAGCCGGGTGCCGAGCGCGCAGCCCGTCCGCAACACCACCGGGCTTTTTCTGCGGCCCCTCCCCCCTCGTCGGCCCCTATGGGCAGCAGGAGCCAAGGCTCCCCCTGCTGGGTGGGTGGGAAAGCATAGGTAGCATCGCTGAGGTCAGCGACAGCGAGAGCGATCTGCTGGCGTACCATCAGCGGCAACGTGATGAGCGACTCCAAGAGCAGGAGGCGGAGAGGCTG GAACGCCAGCGTCTTGAGACTATCCTGAACCTGTGTGCTGAGTACAACAAGGGAGATCTGGGTGTAGCTGAGGCCGTGAAAGCAGGCTTTCCATTCGTTGGTCTGGGTGGGGCCTGCGGCAGGGGGCCTTGCGTGGATGTGGGGGACGGTGTGGAGCAAACGCAGCCAGAGAGCGATGAGGAGAACCTCAGGGAGGAGAGCAGCAGCACAGAAAGCACCCACCAAGAGGTGAAGCCCCCA TGCGAGGACCCACTGGAATCTGGGTCCCCGGAGTTGGGAGACCTAGAAGAAGAACGGCTGCGAGTCCTGGCCCAAGTGGACAAGCTGAAGAACAGAGTTACGGAACTGGAGAAGCAGCTGCAGGAGTCCCAGGAGGAG GCAGATCTGGAGCAGGCGCTGCTGCAGAGGGAGCGGCAGGGGGAGCTAGAGCGGGCAGAAGCAGAGGCACAGGCCATCGCACAGCTGCAGCGCAGGCTGAGCGAGTTGGACGGCGCCATCCAGGGCGAGAAAGAGAAG gGAAGGGCGAGTGTCGGATCAGATCGGCGGGCACTGGACAGTCTGCGTGGGGGCttggaggagctgcagagtcAGCTGCACGGGTGCCCCGAGTCCCTGAGAGAGCAGTTGCAGGAGCGACTGAAGCGG GAGTCGGAGCTCCTGGACTTGGAGACCAAGCGTTTTGAGGACCTGGAATTCCAGCAGCTGGAGAAGGAGAGCAGCCTGGAGGACGAGCGGGAAACTCTGAGTCAAAAGCTGCTGCAGGAGCAGGCCGGGTACCAGAGCAGCTTGGCCCACAGAAAG GAGAAAGTGGCGGCACTGGAGAGCCGGGCCAGCAGCCTTGGACTGGAGGTGGCCCAGGAGTGTGAGAGGCTCAGCCGGGAGCGGGACCATACCCTCCAGCTACTGGACAAG GAGAAGGAGAGGCTCTCTAGCCTGGAGAAAAGGTGCCTGAGTCTCAACGGAGGGACAAATTTCTCTAAATGTTCCCCTACCAAGAATGAG GAAGTGCTTCATATCAGCGAGAGCGACCTGTCAGATGAATTCCACTCCCAGAATTCCCTATGTCAGCCTGCTGATGCAGTCATAGacccttcctcttcctcatcctcctctctGAGCAGGCCTCGAGAG GATCATGCAAGGATGCCAGATGTCTGTAGGACATACGGGGGTGATGGGCACGACTGCCACTCTGCCTGCCCACCTCAGCCCTGCTTTCCCCTTCCTCCCACTGAG GAGTACATCACAGTCGGACAGCTGAAGCAGATCTTTGGGATGCCGAAGGTCGATGCCCCCACCAGCCCACTCGCCCCATCATTCCAGCACTCTGCTTCCTGTCGCACAGCTTCAcctggcttctctccctccCTACCATATGAG TGTGACTGGGTTAGGTCTGAGATGCCCTCTCCAGATTTAGAGTGGTGGTTCCAGGTGCTCATGGCTGCTGGGGAGGCTGTTCCACCTTGCCCCCCACCTCTCCCACCTTGCCCCCCACCTCTCCCAGCTAAATCTCTTTTCTCTGCCCGGTCCCTGCAG GTGTATCAAGGGCAGACAGGGTCTTCAGTGCAATACAACGCAGCCACTCTGGGACGTAACCGTACAACTAAG AGCCCCCTGGTGGCCTCTAGCAACACTGGCAGCCTTCCACGAAACCTGGCCGTTACCCTGCAAGGTATCGAGGCCAAGAGGCAGCTGGCCTTACAGCAGAAAG GGCAGCAGGTGATCGAGGAGCAGCGGCGGCGGCTGGCTGAGCTGAGGGAGCGTGCCGCGCTGGAAGCACAGTGCCAGTGGGAGGCGCTGCGCGGGTCACAGTCCCGGCTTGACGCCCCTCCCCTGCTGCCTGGGCCTGCTGGGATACATCACTCTATCCTGCACCACCGGCGCCCCTCAATGGGAGAGAGGCCATACGACACGGTGAGCCTGGAGAGCTCCGACAGCCTGGACACCAGCATCTCCACTGGTGACAGCTCCTTTCCCCCAGACACTTTCTCCAG TGCCAGCGTGATGGACACCCTGCGGATGGAGGAGATGGAGAGGCTGCTACGAGAGGCCCAGCTCGAGAAGGCCAGGCTCATTGAGAGCCAG GTGAGGGAGAGCCAAGCCAGGAGTGAGCTGCTGGAGGAGGAGCGCAGGAAGCGGGAGGAGGCAGAGAGGAGGCTAGAGGAGGAGATGATGTTGAGACAGCAGCTAGTGGAGAAGGAGGTGAAGATGAGGGCCAGGAACCTGTCTCAG GCGCGTCCCATGACCCGCTACCTGCCCAACCGCAAGGAGGAATTTGACCTGCGCTTGCACATCGAGTCCGCCGGCCATAACCTCACCGGCTGCTATGACTTGATGCTCACCGAGAAGATGTGCAAGGGCTACCTGGTCAAGATGGGAGGCAAAATCAAGTCGTGGAAGAAGCGCTGGTTTGTCTTTGACCGCATGAGGAGGACCTTCTCCTATTATGTGG ACAAGCACGAGAGCAAACTAAAGGGAGTCATTTACTTTCAAGCCATCGAGGAAGTCTATTACGACCACCTACGCAGCGCGACCAAG AAAGGACTTTTCAACCTGAATTTTGCCAATGTATGTATCACAGCCCAG AGCCCGAATCCTGCACTGACCTTTTGTGTGAAGACGCATGACCGGCTCTACTACATGGTGGCTCCATCCTCGGAGGCCATGCGCATCTGGATGGACGTCATAGTAACGGGTGCAGAAGGGTACACACAGTTCATGACCTGA
- the LOC111833775 gene encoding pleckstrin homology-like domain family B member 1 isoform X24: protein MRGAARAAAESIMDGCCHGVTEGHAFRSLLRSSLGLVGSPSRQELHVAEGVTDTLAGMEGVMQSWQAHQCFQSTPLDLIEMEKGLKVQAELPHLVSLGSGRLSTAVTLIPLPEGRTSLGSGAGMDISIQAPGMEAQHCYIENRAGIITLHPCGTQCAIDGLVTYTPVRLSQGCMVCLGQSSFFRFNHPEEADRMKSMIPDRDQGVRAQAGEAMPLQRSQGRAVRTGRTPTGAEDIVTGSSLFLPGASCEGAPHRSDCLHRDLQEIMDSLSPPAGPAALSLSSAARYSRSPPRSPPVSYSNNSSSAPSPLPLSSPSSVDGSSYSPPCLPLVPARSSSYHYTSQGPPSTPPHNQSYFLSFLGDGGPRDPPKLIGTGALTPPHGFQERPPSPSRSPCSPRGPHPSLESTVPTAQGQPSGGGVWGLRPPSPSLTRQLPQSPGQHRRPAGCRARSPSATPPGFFCGPSPLVGPYGQQEPRLPLLGGWESIGSIAEVSDSESDLLAYHQRQRDERLQEQEAERLERQRLETILNLCAEYNKGDLGVAEAVKAGFPFVGLGGACGRGPCVDVGDGVEQTQPESDEENLREESSSTESTHQEVKPPCEDPLESGSPELGDLEEERLRVLAQVDKLKNRVTELEKQLQESQEEADLEQALLQRERQGELERAEAEAQAIAQLQRRLSELDGAIQGEKEKGRASVGSDRRALDSLRGGLEELQSQLHGCPESLREQLQERLKRESELLDLETKRFEDLEFQQLEKESSLEDERETLSQKLLQEQAGYQSSLAHRKEKVAALESRASSLGLEVAQECERLSRERDHTLQLLDKEKERLSSLEKRCLSLNGGTNFSKCSPTKNEEVLHISESDLSDEFHSQNSLCQPADAVIDPSSSSSSSLSRPREDHARMPDVCRTYGGDGHDCHSACPPQPCFPLPPTEEYITVGQLKQIFGMPKVDAPTSPLAPSFQHSASCRTASPGFSPSLPYECDWVRSEMPSPDLEWWFQVLMAAGEAVPPCPPPLPPCPPPLPAKSLFSARSLQVYQGQTGSSVQYNAATLGRNRTTKSPLVASSNTGSLPRNLAVTLQGIEAKRQLALQQKGQQVIEEQRRRLAELRERAALEAQCQWEALRGSQSRLDAPPLLPGPAGIHHSILHHRRPSMGERPYDTVSLESSDSLDTSISTGDSSFPPDTFSSASVMDTLRMEEMERLLREAQLEKARLIESQVRESQARSELLEEERRKREEAERRLEEEMMLRQQLVEKEVKMRARNLSQARPMTRYLPNRKEEFDLRLHIESAGHNLTGCYDLMLTEKMCKGYLVKMGGKIKSWKKRWFVFDRMRRTFSYYVDKHESKLKGVIYFQAIEEVYYDHLRSATKKGLFNLNFANSPNPALTFCVKTHDRLYYMVAPSSEAMRIWMDVIVTGAEGYTQFMT from the exons ATGAGGGGAGCAGCGAGAGCAGCGGCAGAAAGCATTATGGATGGATGCTGCCATGGTGTCACTGAGGGCCATGCTTTCAGGTCCTTACTCAGATCCTCACTTGGGCTCGTAGGGTCTCCGTCTAGGCAG GAGCTCCATGTGGCTGAGGGTGTGACTGACACTTTGGCAGGCATGGAGGGTGTGATGCAGAGCTGGCAGGCACACCAGTGCTTCCAG AGCACCCCTCTGGACCTGATTGAGATGGAGAAGGGACTGAAGGTCCAGGCGGAGCTCCCCCACCTGGTCAGTCTTGGAAGTGGCCGCCTCAGCACTGCCGTCACTCTAATACCTCTGCCTGAAG GCCGTACCTCGCTGGGCAGTGGAGCCGGCATGGACATCAGCATCCAGGCTCCTGGCATGGAGGCGCAGCATTGCTACATTGAGAACCGGGCAGGGATCATCACGCTGCATCCCTGCGGTACCCAGTGTGCCATTGACGGGCTGGTCACCTACACGCCTGTGCGCCTCTCGCAAG GCTGTATGGTGTGCCTTGGCCAATCATCCTTCTTTCGCTTCAACCACCCTGAAGAGGCTGACAGGATGAAGAGCATGATTCCAGATCGGGACCAAGGGGTCAGAGCCCAGGCAGGTGAGGCGATGCCCCTGCAGAGAAGCCAAGGGAGAGCTGTTAGGACAGGAAGGACCCCTACAG GTGCAGAGGATATTGTGACTGGGAGCAGTCTGTTCCTGCCAGGAGCCTCCTGTGAGGGAGCTCCCCATCGCAGCGACTGTTTGCATAGGGACCTGCAGGAGATCATGGACTCCctatcgccccctgcaggccctGCCGCGCTCTCTCTGAGCAGTGCGGCTCGGTATTCAAGGTCCCCCCCCAGGAGCCCGCCAGTGAGCTACAGCAATAATAGCAGTTCAGCTCCTTCGCCCCTACCTCTCTCCTCCCCGTCGTCAGTGGATGGCTCCAGCTACAGCCCCCCCTGCTTGCCCCTGGTGCCGGCCCGCTCTTCCAGCTACCATTATACCTCCCAGGGCCCCCCAAGCACACCCCCCCACAATCAGTCGTATTTCCTCTCCTTCCTGGGTGATGGGGGCCCCAGAGACCCGCCCAAACTGATTGGCACAGGggcactgacccccccccatgGCTTTCAGGAgcgcccccccagcccctcacGATCGCCCTGCTCCCCCCGGGGCCCCCATCCTTCACTCGAGTCCACAGTGCCCACTGCCCAGGGACAGCCCAGTGGTGGAGGCGTTTGGGGGCTgcgcccccccagcccatcccTAACCAGGCAGCTGCCGCAGAGCCCCGGGCAGCATCGCAGACCAGCCGGGTGCCGAGCGCGCAGCCCGTCCGCAACACCACCGGGCTTTTTCTGCGGCCCCTCCCCCCTCGTCGGCCCCTATGGGCAGCAGGAGCCAAGGCTCCCCCTGCTGGGTGGGTGGGAAAGCATAGGTAGCATCGCTGAGGTCAGCGACAGCGAGAGCGATCTGCTGGCGTACCATCAGCGGCAACGTGATGAGCGACTCCAAGAGCAGGAGGCGGAGAGGCTG GAACGCCAGCGTCTTGAGACTATCCTGAACCTGTGTGCTGAGTACAACAAGGGAGATCTGGGTGTAGCTGAGGCCGTGAAAGCAGGCTTTCCATTCGTTGGTCTGGGTGGGGCCTGCGGCAGGGGGCCTTGCGTGGATGTGGGGGACGGTGTGGAGCAAACGCAGCCAGAGAGCGATGAGGAGAACCTCAGGGAGGAGAGCAGCAGCACAGAAAGCACCCACCAAGAGGTGAAGCCCCCA TGCGAGGACCCACTGGAATCTGGGTCCCCGGAGTTGGGAGACCTAGAAGAAGAACGGCTGCGAGTCCTGGCCCAAGTGGACAAGCTGAAGAACAGAGTTACGGAACTGGAGAAGCAGCTGCAGGAGTCCCAGGAGGAG GCAGATCTGGAGCAGGCGCTGCTGCAGAGGGAGCGGCAGGGGGAGCTAGAGCGGGCAGAAGCAGAGGCACAGGCCATCGCACAGCTGCAGCGCAGGCTGAGCGAGTTGGACGGCGCCATCCAGGGCGAGAAAGAGAAG gGAAGGGCGAGTGTCGGATCAGATCGGCGGGCACTGGACAGTCTGCGTGGGGGCttggaggagctgcagagtcAGCTGCACGGGTGCCCCGAGTCCCTGAGAGAGCAGTTGCAGGAGCGACTGAAGCGG GAGTCGGAGCTCCTGGACTTGGAGACCAAGCGTTTTGAGGACCTGGAATTCCAGCAGCTGGAGAAGGAGAGCAGCCTGGAGGACGAGCGGGAAACTCTGAGTCAAAAGCTGCTGCAGGAGCAGGCCGGGTACCAGAGCAGCTTGGCCCACAGAAAG GAGAAAGTGGCGGCACTGGAGAGCCGGGCCAGCAGCCTTGGACTGGAGGTGGCCCAGGAGTGTGAGAGGCTCAGCCGGGAGCGGGACCATACCCTCCAGCTACTGGACAAG GAGAAGGAGAGGCTCTCTAGCCTGGAGAAAAGGTGCCTGAGTCTCAACGGAGGGACAAATTTCTCTAAATGTTCCCCTACCAAGAATGAG GAAGTGCTTCATATCAGCGAGAGCGACCTGTCAGATGAATTCCACTCCCAGAATTCCCTATGTCAGCCTGCTGATGCAGTCATAGacccttcctcttcctcatcctcctctctGAGCAGGCCTCGAGAG GATCATGCAAGGATGCCAGATGTCTGTAGGACATACGGGGGTGATGGGCACGACTGCCACTCTGCCTGCCCACCTCAGCCCTGCTTTCCCCTTCCTCCCACTGAG GAGTACATCACAGTCGGACAGCTGAAGCAGATCTTTGGGATGCCGAAGGTCGATGCCCCCACCAGCCCACTCGCCCCATCATTCCAGCACTCTGCTTCCTGTCGCACAGCTTCAcctggcttctctccctccCTACCATATGAG TGTGACTGGGTTAGGTCTGAGATGCCCTCTCCAGATTTAGAGTGGTGGTTCCAGGTGCTCATGGCTGCTGGGGAGGCTGTTCCACCTTGCCCCCCACCTCTCCCACCTTGCCCCCCACCTCTCCCAGCTAAATCTCTTTTCTCTGCCCGGTCCCTGCAG GTGTATCAAGGGCAGACAGGGTCTTCAGTGCAATACAACGCAGCCACTCTGGGACGTAACCGTACAACTAAG AGCCCCCTGGTGGCCTCTAGCAACACTGGCAGCCTTCCACGAAACCTGGCCGTTACCCTGCAAGGTATCGAGGCCAAGAGGCAGCTGGCCTTACAGCAGAAAG GGCAGCAGGTGATCGAGGAGCAGCGGCGGCGGCTGGCTGAGCTGAGGGAGCGTGCCGCGCTGGAAGCACAGTGCCAGTGGGAGGCGCTGCGCGGGTCACAGTCCCGGCTTGACGCCCCTCCCCTGCTGCCTGGGCCTGCTGGGATACATCACTCTATCCTGCACCACCGGCGCCCCTCAATGGGAGAGAGGCCATACGACACGGTGAGCCTGGAGAGCTCCGACAGCCTGGACACCAGCATCTCCACTGGTGACAGCTCCTTTCCCCCAGACACTTTCTCCAG TGCCAGCGTGATGGACACCCTGCGGATGGAGGAGATGGAGAGGCTGCTACGAGAGGCCCAGCTCGAGAAGGCCAGGCTCATTGAGAGCCAG GTGAGGGAGAGCCAAGCCAGGAGTGAGCTGCTGGAGGAGGAGCGCAGGAAGCGGGAGGAGGCAGAGAGGAGGCTAGAGGAGGAGATGATGTTGAGACAGCAGCTAGTGGAGAAGGAGGTGAAGATGAGGGCCAGGAACCTGTCTCAG GCGCGTCCCATGACCCGCTACCTGCCCAACCGCAAGGAGGAATTTGACCTGCGCTTGCACATCGAGTCCGCCGGCCATAACCTCACCGGCTGCTATGACTTGATGCTCACCGAGAAGATGTGCAAGGGCTACCTGGTCAAGATGGGAGGCAAAATCAAGTCGTGGAAGAAGCGCTGGTTTGTCTTTGACCGCATGAGGAGGACCTTCTCCTATTATGTGG ACAAGCACGAGAGCAAACTAAAGGGAGTCATTTACTTTCAAGCCATCGAGGAAGTCTATTACGACCACCTACGCAGCGCGACCAAG AAAGGACTTTTCAACCTGAATTTTGCCAAT AGCCCGAATCCTGCACTGACCTTTTGTGTGAAGACGCATGACCGGCTCTACTACATGGTGGCTCCATCCTCGGAGGCCATGCGCATCTGGATGGACGTCATAGTAACGGGTGCAGAAGGGTACACACAGTTCATGACCTGA